A window of Streptomyces sp. DG1A-41 contains these coding sequences:
- a CDS encoding FtsK/SpoIIIE domain-containing protein: MTDLVTWAEVGGSLAAIGGAAYARHAHPAAYWSTVGLPVSVARLLASYTSTMDACGLTVEPPRWRALAVKATTRREVRPVPPRRGMIRPTSTGLRIRLRLAPGQEPADVAASAERLRHAWGVHAVYVRDVKPGVVELRLVGFDVLRKVRMPRGTEAGPLRVPVALREDATAFVRDYRAVPHELVLGATLSGKSMFLRNLLAGLAAQPVVLVGIDCKRGVELAPFAPRLSALATDPEQAAELLPVLVKEMEDRYDLIKAQQGVAPGTPDELITSDVWGLPEDERPAPIVLFVDEVAELFLVATRKEEERRDEMVTQLIRLAQLGRAAGIYLEVCGQRFGAELGKGATMLRAQLTGRVCHRVNDEASAKMALGDIAPEAVLASCAIAAELPGLAVVGDTSGGWSRIRTPHLSLADAAATCRETAHLAPDVPALVPFRPYAPPMPVKESGPLATPTPQPITE; the protein is encoded by the coding sequence GTGACCGACCTGGTGACGTGGGCCGAGGTGGGCGGGTCGCTCGCTGCGATAGGCGGCGCGGCCTACGCCCGGCATGCCCATCCGGCGGCGTACTGGTCCACGGTCGGGCTGCCTGTCTCGGTGGCCCGGCTGCTGGCCTCGTACACCTCCACCATGGACGCGTGCGGCCTGACGGTCGAGCCGCCCCGGTGGCGGGCCCTGGCCGTCAAGGCCACGACTCGCCGTGAGGTCCGGCCGGTGCCTCCTCGCCGGGGCATGATCCGGCCCACCTCGACCGGTCTGCGGATTCGGCTGCGGCTGGCTCCGGGCCAGGAACCGGCGGACGTGGCGGCCTCGGCCGAACGGCTGCGGCACGCGTGGGGTGTTCACGCTGTGTACGTGCGGGACGTCAAGCCCGGTGTCGTGGAACTGCGGCTCGTTGGCTTCGACGTCCTGCGGAAGGTGCGGATGCCTCGCGGGACCGAAGCTGGTCCGCTCCGCGTGCCGGTGGCTCTGCGGGAGGACGCAACCGCCTTTGTACGGGACTACCGGGCCGTACCTCACGAGCTCGTGCTCGGGGCCACGCTGTCCGGCAAGTCCATGTTCCTGCGGAACCTGCTTGCCGGGCTGGCCGCTCAGCCGGTGGTCCTGGTCGGGATCGACTGCAAGCGCGGGGTGGAGCTGGCGCCGTTCGCTCCTCGGCTCTCCGCGCTGGCGACCGACCCGGAGCAGGCTGCCGAACTGCTGCCCGTGCTCGTCAAGGAAATGGAGGACCGATACGACCTGATCAAAGCCCAGCAGGGCGTCGCCCCTGGTACCCCGGATGAGCTGATCACCTCGGACGTCTGGGGCCTGCCGGAGGACGAACGCCCGGCTCCCATCGTGCTGTTCGTCGACGAAGTGGCGGAACTCTTCCTCGTCGCCACGAGGAAGGAGGAGGAGCGGCGGGACGAGATGGTCACCCAGCTCATCCGGCTCGCTCAGCTCGGCCGTGCGGCCGGCATCTACCTTGAGGTCTGCGGGCAGCGCTTCGGGGCCGAGCTGGGCAAGGGAGCGACCATGCTTCGGGCTCAGCTCACCGGGCGGGTCTGCCATCGGGTGAACGACGAAGCGTCCGCGAAGATGGCGCTCGGTGATATCGCCCCCGAGGCTGTCCTGGCCTCTTGCGCCATAGCGGCCGAGTTGCCCGGCCTCGCCGTCGTCGGCGACACGTCCGGCGGCTGGTCCCGCATCCGCACGCCTCATCTGTCCCTCGCCGATGCTGCGGCCACCTGCCGCGAGACGGCGCATCTCGCCCCGGACGTTCCGGCGCTCGTGCCGTTCCGGCCCTACGCCCCTCCCATGCCGGTGAAGGAGTCCGGCCCCCTGGCCACTCCCACTCCTCAGCCGATCACCGAGTAA
- a CDS encoding pyridoxamine 5'-phosphate oxidase family protein encodes MRETPEELDKLQSLLDSSLSGSTAHLRSIVEGRTITAAQLTGVLTGMCTLALSTVTAKGEPRISGADGHFLHGRWHFGTARNAAKARHLAARPAASVAYMRGEDLGVFTHGTVEELNPEDAETTADWQELLAYLKDFYGDDDAFDWNREVVYYRLNPHWMTVYAPDFDKLTGT; translated from the coding sequence ATGCGCGAAACCCCGGAAGAACTCGACAAGCTCCAGTCCCTCCTCGACTCCTCCCTCTCCGGCTCGACCGCACACCTCCGCTCGATCGTCGAGGGCCGCACCATCACGGCGGCGCAGCTCACCGGGGTCCTCACCGGCATGTGCACGCTTGCCCTCTCCACGGTGACCGCAAAGGGCGAACCGCGGATCAGCGGCGCCGACGGGCACTTCCTGCACGGCCGGTGGCACTTCGGCACGGCGCGCAACGCCGCCAAGGCCCGTCATCTCGCGGCCCGTCCGGCCGCCAGCGTCGCGTACATGCGCGGCGAGGACCTCGGCGTGTTCACCCACGGCACGGTGGAGGAGCTGAACCCCGAGGACGCCGAGACCACAGCCGACTGGCAGGAACTCCTCGCCTACTTGAAGGACTTCTACGGCGACGACGACGCCTTCGACTGGAACCGCGAGGTCGTCTACTACCGGCTGAACCCACACTGGATGACCGTCTACGCCCCCGACTTCGACAAGCTCACCGGCACGTGA
- a CDS encoding excisionase family DNA-binding protein — MNDRYLSVDQVAELLGTTPRFPRRLIEERRIRYVKVGRHVRIPESAIEEFVRSRTVEPVKPRRATLRRAA, encoded by the coding sequence ATGAACGACCGCTACCTGTCCGTCGACCAGGTCGCCGAGCTGCTCGGTACGACTCCCCGCTTCCCCCGGCGGCTCATCGAGGAACGGCGCATCCGGTACGTGAAGGTCGGCCGGCATGTGCGTATCCCGGAGAGCGCCATCGAGGAGTTCGTTCGGTCCAGGACCGTCGAGCCGGTCAAGCCCCGTCGCGCCACACTTCGGAGGGCTGCCTGA
- a CDS encoding SpdD protein — MFRPKLPDTPHVPSITTHIPQDHAPAPSAGRSVAPFVGVGAGAVAAVVVVGVVLTALLAAVAVSAVSVAIAAVVLRSLVTGANKR, encoded by the coding sequence ATGTTCCGCCCCAAGCTGCCCGACACCCCCCACGTCCCGAGCATCACCACCCACATCCCGCAGGACCACGCCCCGGCTCCTTCCGCCGGCCGCTCGGTCGCCCCGTTCGTGGGGGTCGGCGCCGGTGCGGTCGCCGCCGTGGTCGTCGTCGGCGTCGTCCTCACCGCACTCCTGGCGGCGGTCGCCGTCTCGGCCGTGTCCGTGGCCATCGCCGCCGTGGTCCTGCGCTCCCTCGTCACAGGCGCGAACAAGCGCTGA
- a CDS encoding DUF262 domain-containing protein, whose translation MTEGKAKTLFDTDEDSLTPEEKEDLAAAEAEAEPVTYTGTDFDVEGLVRRLHRGDIVIPTFGHGDTSLEVAGFQRGFVWRRPQMDRFIESLLMGYPIPGIMLVQQVDRRYLVLDGQQRLRTLGAFYDGVHGGREFALENVADLFRGLTYRTLGPEQRRQLDNTFIQATIVKTDGSNESLEAIYQVFERLNSGGTQLTPHEIRIALYPGALVDFLEKLNKISDWRQLYGSRSLRLRDQELILRIMALYHNSAGYFRPQKKFLNEFLGGHRNLEGLDNNKIEKLFLQASKLLLEGPGRAALRFQSSQVNAALAEALYVGLMRRLDGGTPPTPEDVKDAVRVFTSNRETAVSISGSTATEEYVRKRLEMATKAFAGI comes from the coding sequence ATGACCGAAGGCAAAGCCAAGACACTGTTCGACACTGACGAAGATTCCCTGACGCCAGAGGAAAAGGAAGACCTAGCCGCTGCCGAGGCTGAGGCCGAACCTGTTACGTATACAGGTACCGACTTCGACGTTGAGGGCCTTGTCCGTCGCTTGCACCGCGGTGACATTGTGATTCCGACGTTTGGGCATGGCGACACATCGCTGGAAGTTGCTGGATTTCAGCGAGGTTTCGTCTGGCGCAGGCCCCAGATGGACCGATTCATTGAGTCACTCCTCATGGGATATCCGATTCCGGGCATCATGCTCGTGCAACAGGTCGACCGCAGATACTTGGTGCTCGATGGCCAGCAGAGGCTTCGCACACTCGGTGCGTTCTATGATGGCGTACACGGAGGGCGCGAATTCGCTCTCGAGAACGTGGCAGACCTATTCCGAGGACTAACCTACCGAACATTGGGACCGGAACAGCGTCGCCAACTCGACAACACTTTCATCCAGGCGACAATCGTAAAGACAGATGGCAGCAACGAGTCCCTCGAAGCGATTTATCAGGTATTTGAGCGCCTAAATTCCGGCGGGACGCAACTTACACCTCACGAAATTCGAATCGCTCTATATCCGGGCGCCCTCGTCGATTTCCTCGAAAAGCTCAACAAGATTTCCGATTGGCGACAGCTCTACGGATCTCGATCTCTCCGCCTACGCGATCAGGAACTGATCCTTCGCATCATGGCCCTGTATCACAACTCGGCAGGGTACTTCAGGCCACAGAAGAAGTTCCTGAATGAATTTCTCGGAGGGCATCGAAATCTCGAAGGGCTCGATAACAATAAAATCGAAAAGCTGTTCCTCCAAGCATCGAAGCTCTTGCTTGAAGGACCTGGTAGGGCAGCACTACGTTTCCAGAGTTCACAAGTAAACGCAGCACTCGCCGAGGCGTTGTATGTCGGACTCATGCGCCGGCTTGATGGCGGAACGCCACCCACACCTGAGGACGTCAAGGATGCAGTGAGGGTGTTCACCTCGAATAGAGAGACGGCAGTTTCCATCTCAGGTTCCACTGCAACTGAAGAATACGTACGGAAACGCCTAGAAATGGCTACCAAGGCCTTTGCAGGCATTTAG
- a CDS encoding DUF1152 domain-containing protein — protein sequence MTRLIVAAGGGGDAVAAAMIHAALYGDEDQAVILTYAWDRLLIDPVPGPRGPENFTGLQPLTPAVWAVPAEARPIAPAGSTLPRLATELPHTFALIDPRHGVEGVTRQLEELVDHLSPESIDLLDVGGDILARGDEPTLKSPLADAVTLAACCQVNAPIRLLVTGPGLDGELPLDDLRSMLGQLIHTFTAKDVEPISSVLEWHPSEATGMLAATARGVRGTCEMRDAGLPVPLTDEGPTVHEVDLDEALTRNQLTRAILTTATLDEVEAHSREICGYSEIDYERNKAAWLKDQPPVQLDREAVLSQLDQFEAEARDRGVTHTTFRRITEALNLNGSLREDLRQLLINSRPKQYDAPLWRITATTE from the coding sequence ATGACGCGGTTGATCGTCGCAGCAGGAGGAGGGGGCGACGCAGTCGCCGCCGCAATGATTCACGCCGCCCTCTACGGCGACGAGGACCAGGCGGTGATCCTCACGTACGCGTGGGACCGCCTCCTGATCGACCCGGTTCCGGGTCCCCGCGGACCAGAAAACTTCACCGGCCTCCAACCCCTCACCCCCGCAGTCTGGGCAGTGCCGGCCGAGGCCCGCCCCATCGCTCCGGCAGGCTCGACTCTCCCCCGGCTTGCAACAGAGCTCCCGCACACGTTCGCGCTGATCGATCCGCGCCATGGAGTTGAGGGCGTCACCCGCCAACTTGAGGAGCTGGTGGACCACTTGTCACCAGAGTCGATCGACCTCCTGGACGTGGGCGGCGACATCCTCGCCCGCGGTGATGAGCCGACGCTGAAGAGCCCCCTCGCCGACGCCGTCACACTCGCCGCGTGCTGCCAGGTGAACGCGCCCATCCGCCTCCTGGTGACGGGCCCTGGTCTCGACGGCGAACTCCCTCTCGACGATCTGCGCAGCATGCTGGGCCAGCTCATCCACACCTTCACCGCGAAGGACGTCGAGCCGATCAGCTCGGTCCTGGAGTGGCACCCCTCTGAGGCAACCGGGATGCTCGCGGCGACTGCCCGAGGCGTACGGGGCACCTGCGAGATGCGAGATGCCGGCCTTCCGGTTCCCCTCACCGATGAGGGACCGACGGTGCATGAGGTGGACCTGGACGAGGCGTTGACCCGCAACCAGTTGACCCGCGCCATCCTGACGACCGCCACCTTGGACGAGGTCGAGGCACACAGCCGCGAAATCTGCGGCTACTCGGAGATCGACTACGAGCGCAACAAGGCCGCGTGGCTCAAGGACCAGCCACCGGTACAGCTCGACCGTGAGGCCGTACTGTCTCAGCTCGACCAGTTCGAAGCCGAGGCCCGGGACCGCGGAGTTACCCACACGACGTTCCGCCGCATCACTGAGGCCCTGAACCTCAACGGCTCCTTGCGCGAGGACCTGCGACAGCTGCTCATCAACAGCCGTCCGAAGCAGTACGACGCTCCCTTGTGGCGCATCACAGCCACTACTGAGTAA
- a CDS encoding mobile element transfer protein: MSANRRFRRVVRIGPVQVGTYYDSRGREKHTAACTAPRCGFSTNYDSRAAAELAARTHRCRVR; the protein is encoded by the coding sequence ATGTCCGCCAACCGCCGTTTCCGCCGCGTCGTCCGCATCGGCCCCGTCCAGGTCGGCACCTACTACGACAGCCGGGGCCGCGAGAAGCACACCGCCGCCTGCACGGCTCCGCGCTGCGGCTTCTCCACCAACTACGACAGCCGTGCCGCCGCCGAGCTGGCCGCGCGCACCCACCGCTGCCGCGTCCGCTGA
- a CDS encoding ATP-binding protein: MAYMIDRYPSEESPRLGAMTLHPVAESVPRARRWFRKFIAPYNPACSVDDCALMISELVTNAIAYGRSDEPWLVRVEWFREGASLRVDVHNPGFPANVRLRHPDADDSHGRGLLLVDSLAESWHAAPSRFGGTVVSFVMADVWPGR, from the coding sequence ATGGCCTACATGATCGACCGCTACCCGTCTGAGGAGTCACCGCGTCTCGGTGCGATGACCTTGCACCCTGTCGCTGAGTCCGTACCGCGGGCTCGGCGCTGGTTCCGCAAGTTCATCGCCCCGTACAACCCGGCCTGCTCCGTCGACGATTGTGCGCTGATGATCTCGGAGCTGGTGACCAACGCCATCGCTTACGGTCGGTCGGATGAACCTTGGCTCGTGCGGGTGGAGTGGTTCCGTGAGGGGGCCTCGCTCCGGGTCGACGTGCACAATCCCGGCTTTCCGGCGAACGTGCGACTGAGGCACCCCGACGCTGACGACTCCCACGGGCGTGGGCTGCTCCTGGTCGATTCGCTGGCCGAGTCATGGCACGCCGCGCCGAGCCGCTTCGGCGGAACCGTCGTCTCCTTCGTGATGGCCGATGTCTGGCCCGGAAGGTAA
- a CDS encoding GntR family transcriptional regulator translates to MAYEVEPPKYVRLAQTIQRRIEDGTYPPGTRVPSENQLVQAFGMSRPTVVRALELLKRDGWVESRQGYGTIVRGRPAVVEQKDRRGSEALARDESQASGRLVEVGYVPVPARVASALGLPKRAKILMRRFLVEEDGEPIELVSSYFPAGLVEGTELESAEALTGGTRAHLEARKKVRFDHVTERVSARLPERAEADLLDLPEGVPVLSVLVVACDASGQALHVSDVLLPADRQELEDTYRLN, encoded by the coding sequence ATGGCGTATGAAGTGGAGCCACCGAAGTACGTGCGCCTCGCGCAGACGATCCAGCGCCGCATCGAGGATGGCACGTATCCGCCCGGCACTCGGGTGCCCAGCGAAAACCAACTGGTGCAAGCCTTCGGGATGTCACGGCCGACCGTTGTCAGGGCGCTGGAGTTGCTGAAGCGTGATGGCTGGGTGGAGTCCCGGCAGGGGTACGGCACGATCGTGCGAGGTCGTCCGGCTGTCGTCGAGCAGAAGGATCGCCGGGGGAGTGAAGCGCTCGCGCGCGACGAGTCGCAAGCATCGGGACGGTTGGTCGAAGTCGGCTACGTCCCGGTTCCGGCGCGGGTCGCCTCCGCGCTCGGGTTGCCCAAGCGGGCCAAGATCCTCATGCGCCGATTCCTGGTCGAGGAGGACGGCGAACCGATTGAGCTGGTGTCGTCGTACTTCCCCGCCGGCCTGGTCGAGGGCACTGAGTTGGAGAGTGCCGAAGCGCTGACGGGCGGTACCCGCGCACACCTGGAGGCGCGCAAGAAGGTCCGCTTCGACCACGTGACGGAACGGGTCTCGGCCCGTCTGCCCGAGCGTGCCGAAGCGGATCTTCTGGATCTTCCTGAGGGGGTTCCGGTCCTCAGTGTCCTGGTCGTCGCGTGCGACGCTTCCGGGCAGGCGCTGCACGTCTCCGACGTGCTGCTTCCCGCCGACCGGCAGGAACTGGAAGACACCTACCGCCTGAACTGA
- a CDS encoding GntR family transcriptional regulator, which produces MPQIEEAQPKYLQIAHYIRDQILRGDLRPGDEVPSERQLAADWKVSRPTAARSLEALSHQGLVEKRQGSGTYVRSLEVNRRARELYGRARQTGKIYTPGEYAVITSAGWLEAPDHVAEALGLVKDRRAVHRRRVTNNQDGPITLSTSWFAPDVGQRAPKLLEPERIREGTLLYVENMTGRQGSYAEDRMCAREATEEEAEDLQLAAGSAVLIVHHVVFDLQDRPLEFAEATYPPHRWAFEQGYPLT; this is translated from the coding sequence ATGCCGCAGATCGAGGAGGCTCAGCCGAAGTATCTCCAGATCGCGCACTACATCCGTGATCAGATTCTTCGGGGTGACCTGCGACCGGGGGACGAGGTGCCGTCCGAACGGCAGTTGGCGGCGGACTGGAAGGTGTCCCGGCCTACGGCTGCACGGTCGTTGGAGGCACTGAGCCATCAAGGGCTCGTCGAGAAGCGTCAGGGATCGGGCACGTACGTGCGGAGCCTGGAGGTCAACCGGCGGGCACGCGAGTTGTACGGGCGTGCTCGGCAGACGGGGAAGATCTATACGCCTGGCGAGTACGCCGTGATCACCTCTGCCGGTTGGCTGGAGGCCCCGGATCACGTGGCTGAGGCGCTGGGCCTGGTCAAGGACCGTCGGGCGGTGCACCGGCGGCGTGTGACCAACAATCAGGACGGGCCGATCACGCTGTCCACCTCGTGGTTCGCTCCGGATGTCGGTCAGCGTGCGCCGAAGCTTCTGGAGCCGGAGCGGATTCGAGAGGGGACGCTGCTGTACGTCGAGAACATGACCGGACGGCAGGGGAGTTACGCGGAAGATCGCATGTGCGCGCGGGAGGCGACGGAGGAAGAGGCCGAGGATCTTCAACTTGCCGCCGGCTCCGCCGTACTGATCGTGCACCACGTCGTATTCGACCTCCAGGACCGGCCGTTGGAGTTCGCAGAGGCCACCTACCCGCCGCATCGCTGGGCGTTCGAGCAGGGCTACCCCCTCACCTGA
- a CDS encoding tyrosine-type recombinase/integrase — translation MANKKGRRRRFGAVRQYRSGRWTASYIGPNGERIRADETFDTKKDAEIWLSQVEADLSRGDWRAPDAGAVNFRVYAEKWVEERELSVRTDDLYKHLLRLYILPTFGTLDLDEITAPRVREWRAERLRTTGAKTAVAKAYRLLKAILETAVDDDLISRNPCRIKGAGKESAAERRIATVAQVDALADAIGIRWRLMVYLGAYGPMRPEELAGLRRRDVDLDNLVIRVRVAEPERTNGRRAPGETKSDAGIRTVVLPAFLHKEVKRHLSWYAEKGPEGLLFVGEKGAPFRRTSFGRKWRRARAVVGLPEGFRFYDLRHTGHTLSTRSGATLKDTMVRAGQSSEKAALIYQHSDEERQREVAAGLDDLVRAERAKCHKDDPAHHSEEAAES, via the coding sequence ATGGCGAACAAGAAGGGGAGGCGTCGCCGCTTCGGTGCGGTGCGGCAGTACAGGTCCGGACGCTGGACCGCGTCGTACATCGGACCCAACGGTGAGCGCATTCGGGCGGACGAGACCTTCGACACCAAGAAGGACGCGGAGATCTGGCTGTCCCAGGTAGAGGCGGACCTCAGCCGCGGGGACTGGCGCGCCCCTGATGCCGGAGCCGTCAACTTCCGCGTGTACGCCGAGAAGTGGGTCGAAGAGCGGGAGCTGTCCGTCCGCACCGACGACCTGTACAAGCATCTCCTGCGCCTGTACATCCTCCCGACCTTCGGCACGCTCGACCTGGACGAGATCACCGCTCCCCGTGTCCGCGAGTGGCGAGCGGAGCGACTCCGCACCACCGGGGCCAAGACGGCCGTAGCCAAGGCGTATCGCCTCCTCAAGGCCATCCTGGAGACGGCCGTCGACGACGACCTGATCAGCCGCAACCCGTGCCGGATCAAGGGCGCTGGCAAGGAGTCCGCCGCCGAAAGGCGCATCGCCACCGTCGCCCAGGTCGACGCACTCGCCGACGCGATCGGCATCCGCTGGCGTCTCATGGTCTACCTGGGCGCGTACGGTCCGATGCGCCCGGAGGAGCTGGCCGGCCTTCGCCGCCGAGACGTCGACCTGGACAACCTCGTCATCCGCGTCCGCGTCGCCGAGCCCGAGCGAACGAACGGCAGACGCGCTCCCGGCGAGACCAAATCCGATGCGGGCATTCGCACGGTCGTCCTCCCGGCCTTCCTGCACAAGGAGGTGAAGCGGCACCTGTCTTGGTACGCGGAGAAGGGACCCGAAGGCCTGTTATTCGTGGGGGAGAAGGGCGCACCCTTCCGGCGTACCTCCTTCGGCCGCAAGTGGCGCCGGGCTCGCGCGGTCGTGGGTCTCCCGGAGGGCTTCCGCTTCTACGACCTCCGCCACACCGGACACACCCTTTCGACCCGCTCCGGCGCCACCCTCAAGGACACGATGGTGCGTGCCGGGCAGTCCTCCGAGAAGGCCGCGCTGATCTACCAGCACTCCGACGAGGAGCGGCAGCGGGAGGTGGCCGCCGGGCTCGATGACCTCGTGCGCGCCGAGCGTGCGAAGTGCCACAAGGACGACCCCGCGCACCACAGCGAGGAGGCTGCCGAGAGCTAA
- a CDS encoding HEPN domain-containing protein — protein sequence MSSSWPPRNVVSLRQAIEPLAEWVRNPPSQRTDDEKIWLVRFFVVRTCGYLEQVVFECARAYIDEKSGGPVRVFSQSWITRTKNPSPDNILSLAGRFGGDFEASLKDLLDADDQRLNRELSLLVNRRHQIAHGLNEGLTGSKAVTLYESALEIADWFLENLKPNGK from the coding sequence ATGTCATCATCGTGGCCGCCACGCAATGTAGTCAGCCTGCGTCAGGCAATCGAACCGCTAGCCGAATGGGTCAGGAACCCGCCTAGCCAGCGAACGGATGACGAAAAAATTTGGCTCGTCAGGTTCTTTGTAGTGAGGACCTGCGGTTATCTAGAACAGGTTGTGTTCGAGTGCGCAAGGGCCTACATTGATGAAAAGTCGGGAGGCCCGGTCAGGGTTTTCTCGCAGTCCTGGATAACAAGAACGAAGAATCCGTCTCCGGACAATATTCTGTCTCTGGCGGGACGATTCGGTGGAGACTTCGAGGCGAGTCTCAAAGATTTACTGGATGCCGATGACCAGAGACTTAACCGCGAGCTGTCATTGCTCGTCAACCGGCGTCATCAGATCGCGCACGGACTCAACGAGGGACTTACTGGCAGCAAGGCCGTAACGCTGTACGAGAGTGCGCTCGAGATCGCTGACTGGTTCCTGGAGAACCTGAAACCAAACGGAAAGTGA
- a CDS encoding DUF2637 domain-containing protein → MRALPVRVDAVLVQAVIAAALSFAHLHDLALAAGQDGWKAWAYPVSVDLLLVAAWRRLRSGESKSAGWCWFLVALTASLGANVATAGLLDLENVQAWLRILVAGWPAVAFLGGTLLAHGAVHPSADPATAPEPPSTAQAPEPTTADIEPPTAAPELPAAASESAPPPPSSVPPALVTLARKVADEHRARTGTDIDTSTLRARLGVPMPLAEAITTQLT, encoded by the coding sequence GTGCGCGCCCTGCCCGTCCGCGTGGACGCCGTGCTCGTTCAAGCGGTCATCGCCGCCGCGCTGTCCTTCGCTCACCTGCATGACCTGGCGCTGGCCGCCGGACAGGACGGCTGGAAGGCCTGGGCCTATCCGGTCTCCGTCGACCTGCTGTTGGTCGCGGCCTGGCGGCGCCTGCGCTCCGGTGAGTCGAAATCCGCCGGGTGGTGCTGGTTCCTCGTCGCACTGACGGCGTCCCTCGGCGCCAACGTCGCCACCGCCGGACTGCTCGACCTGGAGAACGTGCAGGCCTGGCTCCGCATCCTCGTCGCCGGCTGGCCCGCGGTCGCCTTCCTCGGCGGGACGCTGCTCGCTCACGGAGCAGTGCATCCCAGCGCGGACCCGGCGACGGCACCGGAACCGCCTTCGACGGCACAGGCGCCGGAACCGACTACCGCAGACATCGAGCCGCCCACGGCTGCGCCCGAACTTCCGGCCGCCGCATCGGAGTCGGCTCCGCCGCCTCCGTCCTCGGTACCGCCCGCGCTCGTCACCCTCGCCCGCAAGGTCGCCGACGAACACCGCGCCCGGACCGGGACCGACATCGACACCTCGACCCTTCGCGCCCGGCTCGGTGTGCCCATGCCGCTCGCCGAAGCCATCACCACCCAACTCACCTGA
- a CDS encoding replication initiator: MLASLGTMPELARQLSGLGGCTNPVRLDGHRTEYAVDRTTGEIGRVLHHLDSSSLPAGSLLVRCNNRRATRCAACAEVYRRDTFHLITAGLRGGKDTAEQVGTHPRVFATLTAPSFGPVHNRPSNGRPCRCDVRHDDTDPALGTPLDPDTYDYEAAVLWNAHAGALWRRFSIYLRREIAKRAGLTQRTFRDHARVSFAKVAEYQKRGAVHFHAVIRLDGPEGGDTAPPAWASAELLTDAIHAAVTATRVNGPHVDDRTHTFTFGRQLDVRTIRSADFDGGQELTDRAVAAYIAKYATKGAETATGTLDRPIRFLAELAQARITDHARRMIRTAWTLGTRKDLEHLRLRAWAHMLGFRGHFSTKSRRYSTTLGALREARAEWRRAQAATAAPHDGETTLVLAHWVFAGTGLSTGEAWLAASLEPAPGTEGEPTT; encoded by the coding sequence ATGCTGGCCTCCCTCGGCACCATGCCCGAGCTGGCCCGCCAACTCTCCGGCCTGGGCGGCTGCACCAACCCGGTGCGCCTCGACGGCCACCGCACCGAGTACGCGGTCGACCGGACGACCGGAGAGATCGGGCGCGTCCTCCACCACCTCGACTCGTCCTCCCTGCCCGCCGGAAGCCTCCTCGTCCGCTGCAACAACCGCCGTGCCACCCGCTGCGCGGCCTGCGCGGAGGTCTACCGCCGAGACACCTTCCACCTGATCACCGCCGGACTCCGCGGCGGCAAGGACACCGCCGAACAGGTCGGCACACACCCGCGCGTCTTCGCCACCCTCACCGCACCGAGCTTCGGCCCCGTCCACAACCGCCCCTCCAACGGGCGGCCCTGTCGCTGCGATGTCCGGCACGACGACACAGACCCGGCCCTCGGTACGCCCCTCGACCCGGACACGTACGACTACGAAGCGGCCGTGCTCTGGAACGCCCACGCCGGGGCCCTCTGGCGGCGCTTCTCGATCTACCTGCGCCGTGAGATCGCCAAGCGCGCCGGACTCACCCAGCGCACATTTCGGGACCACGCACGCGTCTCCTTCGCCAAGGTCGCCGAGTACCAAAAGCGGGGCGCCGTCCACTTCCACGCGGTCATCCGCCTCGACGGCCCGGAGGGCGGCGACACGGCACCTCCGGCCTGGGCGTCCGCCGAGCTGCTGACCGACGCCATCCATGCCGCAGTCACCGCCACCCGCGTCAACGGACCGCACGTCGACGACCGCACCCACACCTTCACCTTCGGCCGCCAACTCGACGTACGCACCATCCGCTCCGCCGACTTCGACGGCGGCCAGGAACTGACCGACCGGGCCGTCGCCGCGTACATCGCCAAGTACGCCACCAAGGGCGCCGAGACAGCGACCGGCACCCTGGACCGGCCGATCCGCTTCCTCGCCGAACTGGCACAGGCCCGGATCACCGACCACGCCCGCCGCATGATCCGGACCGCCTGGACCCTCGGCACACGCAAGGACCTCGAACACCTCCGCCTGCGCGCCTGGGCCCACATGCTCGGCTTCCGCGGCCACTTCTCCACCAAGTCCCGCCGCTACTCCACCACCCTCGGCGCCCTCCGTGAAGCACGTGCCGAATGGCGTCGCGCACAAGCCGCCACTGCCGCTCCCCATGACGGCGAAACCACGCTCGTCCTCGCCCACTGGGTCTTCGCCGGAACCGGCCTCAGCACCGGTGAAGCCTGGCTTGCCGCATCCCTCGAACCCGCCCCCGGAACGGAAGGAGAGCCCACCACATGA